The genome window AGCACGAAGGTGTGGCCCTTATGCTTGATTTCGGTGGTAAAGGCATGACGCCCCAACGCCCACGGCGCGGCCTCGTGCTTGCGGGCCAGGTAGTCGCCCACCATAAACCCTACGTTGTGGCGGGTGTCGGCGTATTCCGGCCCGATGTTGCCCAGGCACAGCACAAGAAACTTGCTCACGGATTGTCGCGGATTAAAAGTCGAATTCACACAAATTCTGGGGCCGAAATATATTCAGCCCCGCTGCTCGAGCCGCACTAAACACGGTAGGTCGGCTCACAAAAAAAGCCGTCCTGCCAGCAGGACGGCTTTTCAATGGACGGTATTACTCAGCACGAACTCCGTGTAATCCGAGAAATCCGTCTGAATCCGTGATTTATTTGTCAGCCTGCAGGGTGCCTTTCAGAGCACGCGGGATGGTTACGGTAGCAATGGGAGCCAGCGGGTTGGTCAGGATGGAATAGCCCTTGGGCTCAACCTTGTTCACCTTGATGGATTTGCCCAGGCCCAGGTCTGAAATGTCAACCTCCACGTAGTCGGGCAGGTTTTCGGGCGAAGCCTTCACGCGGATTTTGCGCAGCTTGCTTACCAGCTTACCACCGGCCAGTACGCCCGGCGATACGCCAACGTACTTCACGGGAACGTCCATTTTCACTTCTTTGCCTTCCTGCAGCTCCAGGAAGTCAACGTGCAGCAGCATTTCGTTCACGGGGTGGAATTGCGAGTCCTGCACAATGGCGCGACGGATGTCACCTTCGATGTTCAGCTCTACGATGTGCACCTCGGGGGTGTACAGCAGTTCGCGGAACAGGATGGCCGGGGCCGAAAAATGCACTTGGTCACCAGCGCCGTACAGTACGCACGGTACGTAGGACTCTAGGCGCAGGGCCTTGGCATCCTTCTTACCGAGATTCGCTCTTTTAAACCCTACAATCTCGAGGCTTTTCATAAACGTGTTCTTTTGAAGAAAAAACGCTTACCCACAGCAGGTAAACGGGCCGCAAAGATAAGATGTTATCATAGATTTTCTACTTGCCTTACACCAATAAAAGTGAAAGAGCGGACCGGCAACTGTTGTTAACTTACCAGTTAGACCATATCACCAAGCCGATTATTGACCAGTAGAAGGCGCCACAAATCGCGGCAAGAATAAGTAGCCGTCGGGCCAGTTCCCGCAGAGAAGTAACTGCACTCAGCCAACGCAAGGCCAGGAACCCGGCTACTGCCAGAATAGCCAGGATAAAGGGGTAGAAGAGGATAAGAGGCGACACACCATATAGTAATACCATATAATCAGGAATAACGAAACAGACTTTGGCTTTTACACAAACAGCGAACTGATGGATTCGTGAGTTACGACATTACGAATAGCTTGCGCAAACAGACCCGCCACGGAAATCACCTTGATTTTAGGATTCTCTTCCTTTAGAGGCATCGTGTCGGTAATTACAAGCTCTTCCAAAACGGAATTGCGAATTCGCTCGTGGGCTGGGCCACTGAGTACGCCGTGG of Hymenobacter sublimis contains these proteins:
- a CDS encoding 50S ribosomal protein L25/general stress protein Ctc, whose amino-acid sequence is MKSLEIVGFKRANLGKKDAKALRLESYVPCVLYGAGDQVHFSAPAILFRELLYTPEVHIVELNIEGDIRRAIVQDSQFHPVNEMLLHVDFLELQEGKEVKMDVPVKYVGVSPGVLAGGKLVSKLRKIRVKASPENLPDYVEVDISDLGLGKSIKVNKVEPKGYSILTNPLAPIATVTIPRALKGTLQADK